A window of Triplophysa dalaica isolate WHDGS20190420 chromosome 7, ASM1584641v1, whole genome shotgun sequence contains these coding sequences:
- the ep300b gene encoding histone acetyltransferase p300 isoform X4, with product MADNVLDSGPPSSKRPKLSSPALSVSASDGNDFGSLFDLEHDLPDELINSSDFGLSNGVDSGHLHTSLGGAGALGPLGGSGQDTAAKHKHLSELLRPGAPQSASAATGSPGNPASMGMMGGLGGNPIAQGLGGPQQQQSGMMPQSGMVAGLNRGMMGVHKGNGQPQSMMGGQVMNGAPRMRYGNVNMNAGVAGNGNMLPDTLHQQNAGQQMAQTAVRPQQPGAVNKMGMMGSPGAYGGSYGQCGGQSMGLQNKAAQPNSINQFSMDKKPQHGQNMGAMQSPGVVGCVSGPAGAAAPPAADPEKRKLIQQQLVLLLHAHKCHRREQANGEVRQCNLPHCRTMKNVLNHMTHCQAGKSCQVAHCASSRQIISHWKNCTRHDCPVCLPLKSAGDKRNQQSLLGGAGMGMSGPLGGSLPGGQPSTPNLNPPSQIDPSSIERAYAALGLTYQGNQAANQNQQTPVPTQPGMRPLNNMGGNPMGVNGGVGPQMTNQHSGMLPDSLLHRNMTAQSLMNETSGIGNMGSTATAAPPSAGMRKSWHEDITQDLRNHLVHKLVQAIFPTPDPAALKDRRMDNLVAYARKVEGDMYESANSRAEYYHLLAEKIYKIQKELEEKRRTRLQKQGMMPTQPGMPNSALPQAPTGMNQTQPPNGPHSDPSLGQPTGPTQMVNRMQNPAGMNQFAQVGMPQSMGQRATPPLPMGANLNQMSMQGAPRMAQPNVNHLQNQYMQNQFSATGPGLGKGTVGLNQPTGQATMSQSQNQMSTPPSLAVRSPVAPSQPALSGSGTATGPQGPPSSLSLPSQQPGLHAHCSPLRQNSPSPARSLTPTPAPHQTPPHLPGNQTPQPHTPNSTTTMAPPATQLPPVAQGVGSEKGSQLQQQAHGGGAPGGPHTGHASSVPSQNAHGLCAHPHTPLSQKSSLTADGQASSPASVSSADPSSQLTSSEPKTDPKTEVKQEEEDENEMEDKASGKMAAMQSEIKMVEKPEIKKEEPDSDDCKTEPMETLTGSTVEDKKPEVKIEPKEEEGANSTPANTQSKKKVFKPDELRQALMPTLEALYRQDPESLPFRQPVDPQLLGIPDYFDIVKNPMDLSTIKRKLDTGQYQEPWQYVDDVWLMFNNAWLYNRKTSRVYKYCSKLAEVFEQEIDPVMQEMGYCCGRKLEFSPQTLCCYGKQLCTIPRDAAYFSYQNRYHFCEKCFNEIQGENVSLGDDPTQPQTSINKDQFQRKKNDTLDPELLMECTDCGRKMHQICVLHNETIWPTGFVCDGCLKKANATRKENKYAAKRLPQTKLGNFLETRVNEFLKRQPHPESGDVTVRVVHVSDKVVEVKPGMKSRFVDSGEMCESFPYRTKAMFAFEEIDGTEVCFFGMHVQEYGSDCPPPNQRRVYISYLDSVHFFQPRHLRTGVYHEILIGYLEYVKRMGFVTGHIWACPPSEGDDYIFHCHPSDQKIPKPKRLQEWYKKMLDKAVAERIIHDYKDIFKQATEDRLTSAKELPYFEGDFWPNVLEESIKELEQEEEERKREENNTSSESIDATSGDSKNAKKKNSKKTSKNKSSLSRANKKKPGMPNVSNDLSQKLYASMEKHKEVFFVIRLIAGPAANSLPPISDADPLMACDLMDGRDAFLTLARDKHLEFSSLRRAKWSSMCMLVELHNQSQDRFVYTCNECKHHVETRFHCTVCEDYDLCITCYNTKGHEHKMEKLGLGLDDESNNPAAASNQNPGDSRRLSIQRCIQSLVHACQCRNANCSLPSCQKMKRVVQHTKGCKRKTNGGCPICKQLIALCCYHAKHCQENKCPVPFCLNIKHKLRQQQLQHRLQQAQMLRRRMATMQRAGQPPPCGGGPPGSLPSPGNNGATGPSTPTSVGTQPATPQTPTQLTPNHPSMPQPGVGGVQAGTPQQPQQHPTHHQFQQMQGASGMMTSPQQQMVPMPQQQAGQLPHPHTQYGPHSTGPSPNPQSQGKPGLGPATPPQLPSNPGSAPMSQQQQPTGPPAAAVEIAMKIQQVADAQRKMAHVQLLQRQAAQAGMIPQHPHHQQPQGQMGVTHPGMGMVGAQGLAQQSQTPANRAQMEQQQPQGPQGMMLGAGAMQQQAQQASVQGQMAPQMLQQRMNPQLQPQQQQWAGQGMQPQPRPAMMGQPGMVAMQSQQPPQQQQQPPPQQQQMQQQQQQPQIPNRNALMSMVQAGLQSGIASGAAAGNLPQGALQELLRTLRSPSSPLQQQQVLNILRSNPQLMAAFIKQRVHKYKGGTGGPPGPQGGPGPMGGQHVGVNSGMPQSGMHIGQGVNMQTQLTQLQQQQQIQQQQQQQMQQQQQIQQQQQIQQQQQQQMQQQQQMQQQQMQQRPLLQQQVTALQQQQQQQQQQQQQGIQGQGAPNMANMNPQFRELLLRRQLHLQQQQQQQQQQQQQQQQQQQQQQQQQQQQQQMANHAPFQQQQGYMGQQGNMQIPPGGQSLPGVQPGQQQNFSGNHAQQQAAVTLQQRLQQQHQLHMQQQQNAASQGPDMGPGGGPQPTQVGPGPQTSQALLQQALHQRMLQQQQHLSGASSAQQNNPMSPQQQMSQSPHLQGQQLPNSLSSQVCSPQPSPRPQSQPPHSSPSPRLQPQPSPHRISPQTQTGSPHPSHLQQHHSGRAPPPPPSQQSQHNSKDPSGFGAEQNAMLSQLSGMAGLHGPGANDMLPSSGKDLGMTMNHNPLDI from the exons ATGGCCGATAATGTGCTGGACTCCGGTCCGCCTTCATCAAAGAGGCCTAAATTGTCTTCCCCTGCACTGTCGGTCTCCGCGAGCGATGGAAATG ATTTTGGCTCTCTGTTTGACCTGGAACATGACCTCCCTGATGAACTCATCAACTCGTCTGACTTTGGCCTTTCTAATGGTGTGGACTCCGGACACTTGCACACCAGTCTGGGTGGAGCGGGGGCATTGGGACCTCTGGGTGGCTCAGGCCAGGACACTGCTGCCAAACACAAGCACCTCTCTGAACTGCTCCGCCCTGGCGCCCCTCAGTCTGCCTCTGCCGCTACGGGCAGCCCGGGAAACCCAGCCTCCATGGGGATGATGGGAGGCCTGGGTGGCAACCCCATTGCACAGGGTTTGGGTGGCCCTCAGCAGCAGCAGTCCGGCATGATGCCACAATCTGGCATGGTGGCTGGACTGAACCGGGGAATGATGGGAGTCCATAAAGGGAACGGACAGccgcaaagcatgatgggagGGCAGGTGATGAACGGTGCGCCTAGAATGCGCTACGGCAATGTGAACATGAACGCGGGTGTTGCTGGTAACGGAAACATGTTGCCGGATACCCTGCACCAGCAAAATGCAGGGCAGCAGATGGCACAGACGGCTGTAAGGCCACAGCAACCAGGAGCTGTGAATAAG ATGGGAATGATGGGTTCCCCAGGCGCCTACGGTGGTTCATATGGTCAGTGTGGAGGACAGTCCATGGGGCTCCAAAATAAAGCAGCTCAACCCAACAGCATTAACCAGTTCAGCATGGACAAGAAACCTCAGCATGGGCAGAACATGGGTGCCATG CAGAGCCCAGGTGTGGTGGGCTGCGTATCCGGGCCAGCTGGGGCAGCGGCGCCTCCTGCAGCGGACCCCGAGAAACGCAAACTCATTCAACAGCAACTGGTGCTGTTACTGCACGCTCACAAGTGCCATCGCAGGGAGCAGGCCAACGGAGAGGTGCGCCAGTGCAACCTGCCCCACTGCAGAACCATGAAGAACGTCCTCAACCACATGACGCACTGTCAGGCCGGCAAATCCTGCCAAG TTGCTCACTGCGCCTCCTCCAGGCAGATCATCTCTCACTGGAAAAACTGCACGAGACACGACTGTCCTGTGTGTTTGCCGCTTAAGAGCGCCGGGGACAAAAGAAACCAGCAAT CTCTGTTGGGAGGAGCTGGTATGGGTATGAGTGGTCCATTAGGGGGGTCTTTACCTGGTGGCCAGCCTTCAACCCCAAACCTAAACCCGCCCAGTCAGATTGACCCGAGCTCCATTGAAAGGGCTTACGCTGCCCTCGGGCTCACCTACCAGGGCAATcaagcagccaatcagaatcaacaGACGCCTGTCCCCACCCAACCTGGCATGAGGCCGCTCAACAACATGG GTGGAAACCCAATGGGAGTAAATGGTGGAGTCGGACCCCAGATGACGAACCAGCATTCCGGAATGCTTCCAGACAGCCTGCTGCACCGAAACATGACAGCTCAGAG tctGATGAATGAAACTTCAGGTATTGGTAATATGGGGTCCACAGCAACAGCCGCGCCTCCCTCTGCAGGAATGAGGAAAAGCTGGCATGAAGACATCACGCAAGACCTACGGAATCACCTGGTGCACAAACT aGTGCAGGCTATCTTCCCCACTCCAGATCCCGCGGCACTGAAGGATCGACGGATGGATAACCTTGTAGCTTATGCGCGAAAAGTAGAGGGCGATATGTATGAATCTGCCAACAGCAGG GCCGAGTATTACCACTTGTTAGCGGAGAAGATTTATAAGATCCAGAAAGAACTGGAGGAGAAGAGGAGAACAAGGCTGCAGAAACAGGGCATGATGCCTACTCAGCCTGGCATGCCAAACAGTGCGCTACCTCAAGCACCGACCGGCATGAATCAGACGCAGCCACCCA ATGGACCCCATTCAGATCCGTCCCTTGGCCAACCAACAGGACCCACCCAGATGGTGAACAGAATGCAGAATCCTGCTG GAATGAATCAGTTTGCTCAGGTGGGAATGCCGCAGTCAATGGGTCAAAGGGCAACGCCACCTCTTCCAATGGGAGCAAACCTCAATCAG ATGAGTATGCAGGGAGCACCTCGAATGGCTCAGCCCAACGTAAACCATCTACAAAACCAGTACATGCAGAACCAGTTTTCGGCTACGGGTCCTGGACTGGGCAAGGGTACGGTCGGCCTAAACCAACCTACAGGGCAGGCGACCATGTCACAG TCTCAGAATCAGATGTCAACTCCGCCGTCGCTGGCTGTCAGAAGTCCTGTAGCTCCGTCCCAGCCAGCATTATCGGGCTCTGGAACCGCCACCGGCCCCCAGGGTCCTCCGTCCAGCCTATCCCTACCTTCTCAACAGCCCGGCTTGCATGCACACTGTTCTCCCTTACGTCAGAACTCCCCTTCTCCCGCACGCAGCCTCACCCCCACCCCTGCCCCGCATCAAACGCCCCCGCATTTGCCGGGTAACCAGACCCCTCAACCCCACACCCCTAATTCTACAACCACTATGGCCCCACCGGCAACGCAGCTGCCCCCAGTGGCACAAGGGGTGGGCTCGGAAAAAGGCAGTCAGTTACAGCAGCAGGCACATGGGGGCGGAGCTCCCGGAGGCCCCCATACAGGGCATGCATCATCTGTGCCTTCCCAGAATGCCCACGGGCTTTGTGCACACCCACACACTCCT CTATCTCAGAAATCGTCTCTTACTGCCGACGGACAGGCATCATCCCCTGCTTCAGTCAGCAGTGCAGATCCCAGCTCGCAACTGACATCATCCGAGCCCAAAACTGACCCCAAAACTGAGGTCAAACAGGAAGAAGAGGATGAGAATGAGATGGAGGATAAAGCCTCAGGGAAAATGGCTGCCATGCAGAGTGAGATCAAGATGGTGGAGAAACCAGAG ATAAAGAAGGAGGAACCTGACAGTGATGACTGTAAGACGGAGCCGATGGAAACGCTGACCGGGTCGACGGTTGAGGACAAGAAGCCGGAGGTGAAGATTGAGCCCAAAGAGGAAGAGGGAGCAAACAGCACCCCAGCAAACACTCAAAGCAAGAAGAAAG TCTTTAAGCCAGATGAGCTCCGGCAGGCTTTAATGCCCACTTTGGAGGCTCTGTACAGACAGGACCCCGAGTCGCTGCCATTCCGGCAGCCGGTGGACCCCCAGTTACTGGGAATACCC GACTACTTTGACATAGTGAAAAACCCGATGGACTTGTCAACTATCAAGCGCAAGCTGGACACGGGTCAGTACCAGGAACCCTGGCAGTATGTGGACGACGTGTGGTTGATGTTTAATAACGCCTGGCTGTATAACCGGAAGACGTCACGGGTGTATAAATACTGCTCCAAACTCGCAGAGGTCTTTGAACAGGAAATCGACCCTGTTATGCAGGAGATGGGCTACTGCTGCGGAAGAAAG CTGGAATTTTCTCCTCAGACTCTGTGTTGCTATGGCAAACAGTTGTGTACTATCCCTCGAGACGCTGCATACTTCAGTTACCAGAACAG GTACCACTTCTGTGAGAAGTGTTTCAACGAAATCCAAGGGGAGAATGTATCCCTGGGAGATGATCCAACGCAGCCTCAAAC GTCCATCAACAAAGACCAGTTTCAACGAAAGAAGAACGACACTCTGGACCCTGAATT GCTGATGGAATGTACGGACTGCGGCCGAAAAATGCATCAGATATGTGTCCTTCACAATGAAACAATATGGCCGACGGG TTTTGTGTGTGACGGTTGTCTGAAAAAAGCCAATGCAACCAGGAAAGAGAACAAATATGCTGCAAAGA GGCTTCCTCAAACGAAGCTGGGTAACTTCTTGGAGACACGAGTGAACGAGTTCCTGAAGCGCCAGCCTCATCCGGAATCCGGTGATGTCACTGTCCGTGTGGTGCATGTCTCTGATAAAGTGGTAGAGGTCAAACCTGGCATGAAGTCTAG GTTTGTAGACAGCGGGGAGATGTGTGAGTCCTTCCCATACAGGACAAAAGCTATGTTTGCATTTGAGGAGATTGATGGAACTGAAGTCTGCTTCTTTGGAATGCATGTGCAGGAGTACGGTTCTGACTGCCCTCCACCCAACCAAAG ACGTGTCTACATCTCCTACCTGGACAGCGTGCACTTTTTCCAGCCTCGTCACCTAAGGACGGGAGTTTATCATGAGATCCTCATTGGATACTTGGAATATGTTAAGAGAATGGGGTTCGTCACTGGTCACATTTGGGCTTGCCCACCAAGTGAAGGCGACGACTACATCTTCCACTGCCATCCGTCCGATCAGAAGATCCCCAAACCCAAACGCTTGCAGGAGTGGTACAAGAAGATGCTTGACAAAGCAGTAGCAGAAAGAATTATACACGACTATAAG GACATTTTTAAACAGGCAACAGAGGACCGCCTGACCAGTGCGAAGGAGCTCCCGTACTTTGAAGGTGATTTTTGGCCTAATGTGTTGGAGGAGAGCATTAAAGAGCTGGagcaggaggaggaagaacGGAAGAGAGAGGAGAACAACACTTCTAGTGAAAGCATTGAT GCAACCAGCGGTGACAGCAAAAAtgccaaaaagaaaaacagcaagAAGACTAGCAAGAACAAGAGCAGCCTTAGCCGAGCCAATAAAAAGAAACCAGGCATGCCAAATGTCTCCAATGATCTCTCCCAGAAGCTCTATGCCTCCATGGAGAAACACAAAGAG GTCTTCTTTGTCATCCGTCTTATCGCTGGCCCCGCTGCCAATTCTCTTCCACCCATTTCGGATGCTGACCCTCTGATGGCCTGTGACCTAATGGACGGGCGAGATGCTTTCCTAACCCTTGCGCGTGACAAACACCTAGAATTCAGCTCTTTGCGGCGGGCAAAATGGAGCTCCATGTGTATGCTGGTAGAACTTCACAATCAGAGCCAGGACCGATTTGTCTACACCTGCAATGAATGCAAGCACCATGTCGAGACACGCTTCCACTGTACAGTTTGCGAG GATTATGATCTTTGCATCACTTGCTACAACACTAAGGGGCATGAGCACAAGATGGAAAAACTTGGTCTCGGTCTTGACGATGAGAGCAACAATCCAGCTGCAGCTTCCAATCAGAACCCCGGCGACTCAAGACGTCTCAGCATCCAACGCTGCATTCAGTCGCTGGTGCATGCCTGTCAGTGCCGCAATGCCAACTGCTCATTGCCGTCCTGCCAGAAGATGAAGAGAGTGGTGCAACATACAAAGGGCTGCAAGCGCAAGACCAATGGTGGTTGTCCAATCTGCAAACAGCTCATTGCTCTATGCTGCTATCACGCCAAACACTGCCAGGAAAACAAGTGTCCTGTGCCCTTCTGTCTCAACATCAAGCACAAGCTTCGTCAGCAGCAGTTGCAGCACAGACTTCAGCAAGCGCAAATGCTGCGTAGACGTATGGCCACAATGCAACGGGCAGGCCAGCCACCACCATGTGGAGGTGGGCCTCCTGGAAGTCTTCCCTCACCAGGTAACAATGGAGCAACCGGTCCTAGCACACCTACGTCTGTCGGAACACAGCCTGCAACTCCTCAAACACCTACGCAGCTGACGCCGAACCATCCATCTATGCCCCAGCCTGGTGTGGGTGGAGTCCAAGCCGGAACTCCCCAGCAGCCTCAACAGCATCCTACCCACCACCAGTTTCAACAGATGCAAGGTGCAAGCGGGATGATGACCTCACCGCAACAGCAAATGGTTCCCATGCCCCAGCAACAGGCAGGACAACTTCCACATCCACACACTCAATATGGTCCTCATTCCACAGGTCCCTCCCCAAATCCACAGTCCCAGGGTAAACCAGGCCTTGGGCCTGCGACTCCTCCGCAACTCCCTAGCAACCCAGGCTCAGCACCAATGTCCCAACAACAGCAGCCCACAGGTCCCCCGGCTGCAGCTGTAGAGATAGCCATGAAGATCCAGCAAGTGGCAGACGCACAGAGGAAGATGGCACATGTTCAGTTGCTGCAAAGGCAGGCTGCGCAAGCTGGGATGATACCCCAGCACCCACACCATCAGCAACCACAAGGACAGATGGGAGTAACCCACCCTGGAATGGGCATGGTTGGGGCACAAGGGTTAGCCCAGCAGTCACAGACGCCAGCGAACAGGGCGCAGATGGAACAACAGCAACCGCAAGGACCTCAGGGAATGATGTTGGGAGCTGGGGCCATGCAGCAGCAAGCTCAACAGGCAAGTGTTCAAGGCCAGATGGCACCACAGATGCTGCAGCAGAGAATGAACCCACAACTCCAGCCTCAGCAGCAGCAGTGGGCAGGGCAGGGAATGCAACCCCAGCCGAGACCTGCCATGATGGGTCAGCCAGGAATGGTTGCAATGCAGTCACAGCAACCAccacagcaacaacaacaaccaccACCACAACAGCAACAAATGCAGCAACAGCAGCAACAACCACAAATTCCAAATCGAAATGCCTTGATGAGTATGGTGCAGGCTGGTCTGCAAAGTGGTATAGCAAGTGGAGCAGCCGCTGGAAACCTGCCCCAGGGAGCCCTCCAGGAATTATTGAGGACCCTGAGATCTCCAAGCTCTCCTTTGCAACAGCAGCAAGTACTCAACATTCTTCGTTCTAACCCACAACTAATGGCGGCGTTTATCAAGCAACGGGTTCACAAGTATAAAGGAGGCACAGGTGGTCCTCCTGGACCACAGGGAGGGCCAGGACCTATGGGAGGCCAACATGTTGGTGTCAATAGTGGGATGCCTCAGTCTGGCATGCACATTGGGCAGGGTGTTAATATGCAGACCCAACTTACTCAACTCCAACAGCAGCAGCAAAtacaacagcagcagcaacaacagatgcaacagcagcagcaaatacaacagcagcagcaaatacaacagcagcagcaacaacagATGCAACAGCAGCAACAGATGCAACAGCAGCAAATGCAACAGCGGCCCCTGTTGCAACAGCAAGTCACTGCCTTacagcagcagcaacaacaacaacaacaacagcaacaacaaggAATTCAAGGCCAGGGAGCTCCAAATATGGCTAACATGAATCCACAGTTCAGAGAGCTATTATTGAGAAGGCAACTACATTtgcagcaacagcagcagcagcaacaacaacaacaacagcagcagcagcagcaacaacaacaacaacagcagcaacaacaacagcagcaacaAATGGCCAATCACGCTCCATTTCAACAACAGCAAGGTTACATGGGTCAGCAAGGTAACATGCAAATTCCTCCAGGAGGCCAGTCATTACCAGGGGTGCAACCTGGCCAGCAGCAGAATTTTTCAGGCAACCATGCACAACAGCAAGCTGCAGTCACCTTGCAACAGAGGCTTCAACAGCAACACCAGTTACACATGCAACAGCAGCAAAATGCGGCATCACAAGGTCCTGACATGGGGCCAGGAGGAGGTCCACAGCCCACACAGGTAGGCCCTGGGCCTCAGACGTCACAGGCACTATTACAGCAGGCCTTGCATCAGCGCATGCTTCAACAGCAGCAACATCTCAGTGGTGCCTCGTCGGCCCAGCAAAACAATCCCATGAGCCCGCAGCAACAGATGTCTCAATCGCCACACCTCCAGGGTCAACAGCTCCCAAACTCTCTTAGCAGCCAGGTCTGTTCCCCTCAGCCCTCCCCAAGACCCCAGTCGCAGCCACCACACTCGAGTCCGTCCCCACGGTTACAACCGCAGCCCTCGCCCCACCGTATCTCGCCTCAGACCCAGACGGGTTCTCCACATCCCAGCCACCTTCAGCAGCACCACTCGGGCAGGGCACCGCCTCCTCCACCTTCCCAACAGTCACAGCACAACTCTAAGGACCCAAGTGGATTTGGGGCCGAACAGAATGCAATGCTATCCCAGCTCAGTGGCATGGCGGGACTCCATGGACCTGGAGCGAATGATATGCTTCCATCAAGTGGCAAGGACCTTGGCATGACCATGAATCACAACCCTTTAGACATATAG